One Bos taurus isolate L1 Dominette 01449 registration number 42190680 breed Hereford chromosome 14, ARS-UCD2.0, whole genome shotgun sequence genomic region harbors:
- the PLEKHF2 gene encoding pleckstrin homology domain-containing family F member 2 isoform X1, which produces MVDRLANSEANTRRINIVENCFGAAGQPLTIPGRVLIGEGVLTKLCRKKPKARQFFLFNDILVYGNIVIQKKKYNKQHIIPLENVTIDSIKDEGDLRNGWLIKTPTKSFAVYAATATEKSEWMNHINKCVTDLLSKSGKTPSNEHAAVWVPDSEATVCMRCQKAKFTPVNRRHHCRKCGFVVCGPCSEKRFLLPSQSSKPVRICDFCYDLLSTGDMATCQPARSDSYSQSLKPPLNDVSDDDDDDDSSD; this is translated from the coding sequence ATGGTGGATCGCTTGGCAAACAGTGAAGCAAATACTAGACGTATAAATATAGTAGAAAACTGTTTTGGAGCAGCTGGCCAACCCTTAACTATACCTGGACGTGTTCTTATTGGCGAAGGCGTATTGACTAAGTTGTGCAGAAAAAAGCCCAAAGCAAGGcagtttttcttatttaatgATATTCTTGTATATGGCAATATTGTCatccagaagaaaaaatataacaaacaacATATTATTCCCCTGGAAAATGTCACAATTGATTCCATCAAAGATGAGGGAGACTTGAGGAATGGATGGCTGATCAAGACACCAACGAAATCATTTGCAGTTTATGCTGCCACTGCCACTGAGAAGTCAGAATGGATGAATCATATAAATAAGTGTGTCACTGATTTACTCTCCAAAAGTGGGAAGACACCCAGTAATGAACATGCTGCCGTCTGGGTTCCTGACTCTGAGGCAACTGTATGTATGCGTTGTCAGAAAGCAAAATTCACACCTGTTAATCGTCGTCACCATTGCCGCAAATGTGGTTTTGTTGTCTGTGGGCCCTGCTCTGAAAAGAGATTTCTTCTTCCCAGCCAGTCCTCTAAGCCTGTGCGGATTTGTGACTTCTGCTATGACCTGCTTTCTACTGGGGACATGGCCACGTGCCAGCCTGCTAGATCGGACTCTTACAGTCAGTCGTTGAAGCCTCCTTTAAATGATGTATCTGATGATGACGATGATGATGATAGCAGTGACTAA